The following are from one region of the Dreissena polymorpha isolate Duluth1 chromosome 2, UMN_Dpol_1.0, whole genome shotgun sequence genome:
- the LOC127870386 gene encoding G2/M phase-specific E3 ubiquitin-protein ligase-like has protein sequence MASHPEVCLPLLSRAPEPLTRTTLRDLFEPVYSVAGSNNRAQEEETVYAWEAFLQDIEDKEVPVSFEDLLVFVTGAEKIPPCGFATKLYIEFYSNEVG, from the exons ATGGCATCCCATCCAGAAGTGTGCCTGCCATTGCTAAGCCGTGCACCAGAGCCGTTAACAAGAACCACGCTGAGAGATTTATTTGAGCCGGTTTACAGTGTGGCCGGTAGCAACAATCGTGCGCAAGAAGAGGAAACGGTGTATGCGTGGGAGGCATTTCTTCAGGATATTGAAG ACAAAGAAGTTCCAGTAAGTTTTGAAGATTTGCTGGTATTTGTGACTGGGGCAGAGAAGATTCCTCCCTGCGGATTTGCCACGAAACTTTACATTGAGTTTTACTCAAATGAGGTTGGCTAA